A genome region from Deinococcus betulae includes the following:
- a CDS encoding type II toxin-antitoxin system HicA family toxin produces the protein MRAFKRFLRQLGFEPQSGLGKGDHEVWAHREDKTRYLTLDPGQDPPKKGTFKQMLRTAFISEDFFR, from the coding sequence ATTCGGGCGTTCAAGAGATTCCTGCGGCAACTCGGCTTCGAGCCCCAATCTGGTCTGGGCAAAGGTGACCACGAGGTCTGGGCACATCGGGAGGATAAAACCCGTTACCTGACCCTCGACCCTGGACAAGACCCACCCAAGAAAGGCACGTTCAAGCAGATGCTCCGCACCGCCTTTATCTCAGAAGACTTCTTTCGCTGA
- a CDS encoding helix-turn-helix transcriptional regulator, with protein sequence MDDPDTPATPPTPQRARREAKTWDKAKRLVRLQDLLKTRPYSTAELARKLEVGPRSIQRDMEVLGTMDVGLERDERGHYFIHLKADLPRPAETLAAYAALRLAHHHAPALANHYRHALDYLSRALPDHIRHTLNASVRDTGAAQFAERQMEQVALAWVDRRVLSFDYQRPNGLLERGNELCVYFIEISRTNLAPYVIGLERRHRNKIRTFKLSRMQNLQLLPGSYDPDPKFDPRDFLSDAWGVIGGAQTIKVLVRFAPEAAYRVIEGGFPNAREVRRDRFVDMEFSAGTDSKGFPLELMPFLLSWGPRAEVLGPPHVRAHWLQELRETLRRYDTPGPQEPEL encoded by the coding sequence ATGGATGACCCTGACACCCCAGCCACGCCTCCCACCCCCCAGCGCGCCCGCCGGGAAGCCAAAACCTGGGACAAGGCCAAGCGGCTGGTCCGGCTTCAGGACCTGCTTAAAACCCGGCCGTACAGCACCGCCGAACTGGCCCGGAAGCTGGAGGTGGGGCCGCGCAGCATTCAGCGGGACATGGAAGTGCTGGGCACCATGGACGTAGGCCTGGAGAGGGACGAACGGGGCCACTACTTTATTCACCTGAAAGCAGACCTGCCGCGTCCCGCCGAAACCCTGGCGGCCTACGCGGCGCTGCGGCTGGCACACCATCACGCGCCCGCGCTGGCCAACCATTACCGACACGCCCTGGATTACCTGTCGCGCGCCCTGCCCGACCATATTCGCCACACCCTGAATGCCAGCGTGCGCGACACCGGGGCCGCGCAGTTTGCCGAGCGGCAGATGGAGCAGGTCGCCCTGGCCTGGGTGGACCGGCGCGTGCTGTCCTTTGACTATCAGCGGCCCAATGGCCTACTCGAACGCGGCAACGAGCTGTGCGTGTATTTCATTGAAATCAGCCGCACCAACCTGGCTCCCTACGTGATTGGCCTGGAGCGCCGCCACCGGAACAAGATTCGCACCTTCAAGCTCTCGCGGATGCAGAATCTGCAGCTGCTGCCCGGCAGCTACGACCCCGACCCGAAGTTTGACCCCAGAGACTTCCTGAGCGATGCCTGGGGCGTTATTGGCGGCGCGCAGACCATCAAGGTGCTGGTGCGCTTTGCCCCCGAAGCCGCCTACCGCGTCATAGAAGGCGGCTTTCCGAATGCCCGCGAGGTCAGGCGTGACCGTTTTGTGGACATGGAGTTCAGTGCGGGCACCGACAGCAAGGGCTTTCCTCTGGAACTCATGCCCTTTTTGCTGAGCTGGGGGCCACGCGCCGAAGTGCTGGGGCCGCCGCACGTCCGCGCCCACTGGCTGCAGGAGTTACGCGAAACGCTGCGGCGATACGACACACCAGGCCCCCAAGAGCCTGAGCTGTAA
- the cas3 gene encoding CRISPR-associated helicase Cas3' yields MTSLSPVHQAARSLWSKSPKKNADDSAGAKLPVLNHLLDVAACAAEILELEPPHTRNLFRRDLGLPEDQALPWLYALIALHDLGKVSPAFQVLWPEGREAVDPALLFAPDLREPFTPHGVVTEALLPGFLTGLGWPGAVARAVADAVGCHHGFRIDKRELNQPESQTGDVRWEQVRMEHARLVTLGTGAAWEAVPSVPSLSPAAFMRLAGLTSFADWLGSSFPLPTQTDFSAYDDPVGYFARARGRARATLAQIHWPVFAPLRAVLPSLPEAFAYLSADFQPRPLQSALAQALSEVDGPALVLVEAPMGEGKTEAAFYAHLQLQAAARHRGLYVALPTQATGNAMYRRFRDFLQAQGRATPPDLQLAHGGTLLSEDFQAVVAQTAVQHARNAANDPAEQDGRRAGDSSVRAEEWFTQRKRALLSEYGVGTVDQALLGVLGVGHQFVRLWGLGNRVVVLDEVHAYDTYTSELIAALVAWLRALGSSVVIMSATLPDESRRHLLRAWGAEEAPSAPYPRLTVAPAAGKVQVRHIPAVDEAGHRSREQQHLQVQALGSAVHEVAQQAVNLTAGGGCAAVIVNTVGRAQQVQQAVMAELARQNITARTCAKSYQRGPQEVSVLLYHARYPADERLGREGRVLRYLGKEPESVRPERFILIATQVAEQSLDFDADVMITDLAPMDLMLQRAGRLHRHAHNQGRRHGHEDAVLYVAGLNEWPDRSLEQEFWGRVYAPALLYRSWLALTRRPGQSLTLPDDLDELVQTVYRAEFETAGLTDEQRAQLTAADADLHTQRGNQAAGGMFAHIGRPDDFWQTPLHRQDEPDTESVNDDGAAVGAETADFPRTRLGEQGVRIIPVEQKDGTWWVVPTALPAKGQKPEALRTQFQKLEKDKTGQAHALKIYRRSLSVSRWELVRFAAREWEKTGQALGTDRKGWKAHPLLQDVVPVAFRDGQAEVGGLRIRLDRELGLVFEA; encoded by the coding sequence ATGACTTCACTCAGTCCGGTGCATCAGGCGGCGCGCAGCCTCTGGTCGAAAAGTCCAAAAAAGAACGCTGACGACTCGGCGGGGGCCAAGCTGCCGGTGCTGAATCACCTGCTGGATGTCGCCGCCTGCGCAGCCGAGATTCTGGAGCTGGAGCCGCCGCACACCCGCAACCTGTTCCGGCGTGACCTGGGCCTGCCAGAGGACCAGGCCCTGCCCTGGCTGTACGCGCTGATTGCCCTGCACGACCTGGGGAAAGTCAGCCCCGCCTTTCAGGTGTTGTGGCCAGAGGGCCGGGAGGCCGTGGACCCGGCGCTCCTCTTTGCCCCAGACCTGCGCGAGCCGTTCACGCCGCACGGGGTCGTGACCGAGGCGCTGCTGCCTGGTTTCCTGACGGGGCTGGGCTGGCCCGGCGCGGTGGCCCGTGCAGTGGCAGACGCGGTGGGCTGTCACCACGGCTTCCGCATTGACAAGCGGGAGCTGAATCAGCCGGAGTCGCAAACAGGGGACGTGCGGTGGGAGCAGGTCAGAATGGAACATGCCCGCCTGGTGACTCTGGGAACCGGGGCCGCCTGGGAAGCTGTTCCCTCTGTCCCTTCACTCTCGCCCGCCGCCTTTATGCGCCTGGCGGGCCTGACCAGCTTTGCCGATTGGCTGGGCAGCAGCTTTCCCTTACCGACCCAAACGGATTTCTCGGCCTATGACGATCCAGTGGGGTATTTTGCGCGGGCGCGGGGGCGGGCGCGGGCCACGCTGGCGCAGATTCACTGGCCTGTGTTTGCGCCCCTACGGGCAGTCTTGCCCTCTCTTCCCGAGGCGTTTGCCTACTTGAGCGCCGATTTTCAGCCCCGGCCCCTGCAGTCGGCGCTGGCGCAGGCACTGTCCGAGGTGGATGGGCCCGCCCTGGTGTTGGTAGAAGCCCCGATGGGCGAAGGGAAAACCGAGGCGGCGTTCTATGCCCACCTTCAACTGCAGGCGGCCGCTAGGCACCGGGGCCTATATGTGGCACTGCCCACCCAGGCCACCGGAAACGCCATGTACAGGCGGTTTCGGGATTTTCTCCAGGCGCAGGGCCGGGCCACGCCGCCCGACCTGCAACTGGCCCACGGCGGCACCCTTCTGAGCGAGGATTTTCAGGCTGTCGTGGCGCAAACAGCTGTGCAACACGCGCGCAATGCGGCGAATGACCCCGCCGAGCAAGACGGGCGCAGGGCTGGCGACTCCAGCGTGCGCGCCGAGGAATGGTTCACGCAGCGCAAACGCGCCCTGCTGTCCGAATATGGGGTGGGCACGGTGGACCAGGCGCTGCTGGGGGTGCTTGGGGTCGGGCACCAGTTCGTGCGGCTGTGGGGGCTGGGCAACCGGGTGGTGGTGCTGGATGAGGTTCACGCCTACGACACCTATACCTCTGAGCTGATTGCGGCGCTGGTGGCGTGGCTGCGCGCCCTGGGGTCCAGCGTGGTCATCATGAGCGCCACCCTACCGGACGAAAGCCGCCGTCACCTGCTGCGCGCCTGGGGGGCAGAGGAGGCCCCCAGTGCGCCGTATCCGCGCCTCACGGTGGCCCCAGCCGCTGGAAAGGTGCAGGTCCGCCATATTCCAGCGGTAGACGAAGCCGGGCACCGCAGCCGCGAGCAGCAGCATCTTCAGGTGCAGGCGTTGGGTAGTGCCGTCCACGAGGTCGCCCAGCAGGCGGTCAACCTGACGGCCGGGGGCGGGTGCGCCGCGGTGATTGTGAACACTGTCGGCCGCGCCCAGCAGGTGCAGCAGGCGGTGATGGCCGAACTGGCCCGCCAGAACATCACGGCCAGAACCTGCGCCAAGAGTTATCAGCGCGGGCCGCAGGAGGTCAGCGTGCTGCTGTACCACGCCCGCTATCCCGCCGATGAGCGGCTGGGCCGTGAAGGGCGCGTGCTGCGTTACCTGGGCAAGGAGCCGGAGTCCGTGCGCCCAGAGCGCTTCATTCTGATTGCCACGCAGGTGGCTGAACAGAGTTTAGATTTCGACGCGGACGTGATGATCACGGACCTGGCCCCCATGGACCTGATGCTGCAACGTGCCGGGCGCCTGCACCGCCACGCCCACAACCAGGGCCGGCGGCATGGCCATGAGGACGCCGTGCTGTATGTGGCGGGCCTGAACGAATGGCCCGACCGCAGCCTGGAGCAGGAATTCTGGGGCCGGGTCTACGCACCTGCCCTGCTGTACCGTTCGTGGCTGGCCCTGACCCGCCGACCTGGGCAGAGCCTGACCCTGCCCGATGACTTAGACGAGTTGGTGCAGACGGTCTACCGCGCTGAATTTGAGACTGCCGGCCTGACCGACGAGCAGCGCGCCCAACTGACGGCCGCCGACGCAGACCTGCACACCCAGCGGGGCAACCAGGCGGCGGGTGGCATGTTCGCCCACATCGGCCGGCCTGACGACTTCTGGCAGACCCCGCTGCACCGCCAGGACGAGCCGGACACCGAAAGCGTGAATGACGACGGCGCTGCCGTGGGCGCCGAGACCGCTGACTTTCCCCGCACCCGCCTGGGGGAACAGGGGGTGCGGATTATTCCCGTTGAGCAGAAAGACGGCACCTGGTGGGTGGTGCCCACCGCCCTGCCGGCAAAGGGGCAAAAGCCAGAAGCACTGAGGACCCAGTTTCAGAAGCTGGAAAAGGACAAAACTGGCCAGGCCCACGCCCTGAAGATCTATCGCCGGTCCCTGAGCGTGTCGCGCTGGGAACTCGTGCGTTTTGCGGCGCGCGAATGGGAAAAGACAGGTCAGGCTCTGGGGACAGACCGCAAAGGCTGGAAGGCGCATCCCCTCCTGCAGGATGTGGTGCCGGTCGCTTTCAGGGATGGTCAGGCCGAGGTTGGCGGCCTGCGGATTCGGCTGGACAGGGAATTGGGCCTGGTGTTTGAGGCGTAA
- a CDS encoding tetratricopeptide repeat protein, with product MTFRQATEAVRGPAEYAELLTLLREAGAVWTLGPDAVRWEWRCAANLQDGSRQIEALVQAAAQTEPLQPFMQAYQAWALAKQERFQEAQALAEQALSQEAQLLPAERRLAYRTLARSLLMLGADSSWEEAAKEALRDLKGMSRGLTLLDLGAALSHQGKEAQAMGLFSEALPLLSGHPAYQAWTLNNMGTVCLRLAQLEEAETFYSRSSRLNTPHASRALSGLAAARRAFGEWPRAASLYDQAARLARRTGDEDDLRQALRGLGHTWRLAGQVTRALEPLHAAAVAVEADRTSGYSWVHVDLAAAYSSWPPHGAELNETVIREFLSRTGPLGTEDQGRATLVQAEGLRRADQPDAARDLLGTLHQGGLWIREEAHAFPELFALLPDAERPQPLPRSAQLRVSLRVLGVPEVQVGGRAVSLSAAPLLTLCALVEARGSLTAEALAEVVRDHMPRSARQAGQRVSAAVRQVRAALGWEGSVISRDRAYHLDQSVQWTSDVLDALRKGQTIEAYCTGIHLPWATEREQHLRQGDSEDWR from the coding sequence ATGACCTTCAGGCAGGCCACCGAGGCCGTGCGGGGGCCAGCCGAGTACGCCGAACTCTTGACGCTCCTGCGGGAGGCCGGCGCTGTCTGGACGCTGGGGCCAGACGCCGTGCGCTGGGAGTGGCGCTGCGCCGCCAATCTACAGGACGGTAGCCGGCAGATAGAAGCGCTGGTGCAGGCCGCCGCCCAGACAGAGCCTCTTCAGCCGTTCATGCAGGCGTACCAGGCCTGGGCACTGGCCAAGCAGGAACGGTTTCAGGAGGCGCAGGCCCTGGCCGAGCAGGCCCTCAGCCAGGAAGCCCAGTTGTTGCCGGCCGAACGCCGCCTGGCTTACCGGACGCTGGCCCGCTCTCTGCTCATGCTGGGGGCCGACAGCAGCTGGGAGGAGGCCGCGAAGGAGGCCCTGCGCGACCTGAAGGGGATGAGCCGCGGCCTGACCCTACTGGACCTGGGCGCGGCGTTAAGTCACCAGGGGAAGGAAGCGCAGGCCATGGGCCTGTTCAGCGAGGCGCTGCCGCTGCTGAGCGGCCACCCGGCCTATCAGGCCTGGACGCTAAACAATATGGGGACGGTGTGCCTGCGCCTGGCCCAACTAGAAGAGGCCGAGACGTTTTACAGCCGTTCCAGTCGGCTGAACACGCCCCACGCCAGCCGGGCGCTCTCAGGGCTGGCGGCGGCGCGGCGGGCTTTTGGCGAGTGGCCGCGCGCCGCGTCGCTCTATGACCAGGCGGCGCGGCTGGCCCGGCGCACAGGCGACGAGGACGACCTGCGCCAAGCCCTGCGGGGGCTGGGCCACACCTGGAGGCTGGCGGGGCAGGTGACCCGCGCGCTGGAGCCTCTGCACGCCGCTGCGGTGGCAGTAGAGGCCGACCGGACCTCCGGTTATTCGTGGGTCCATGTTGACCTGGCGGCGGCCTATAGCAGCTGGCCACCGCACGGCGCAGAGCTGAACGAAACCGTCATCCGCGAGTTCTTATCGCGCACCGGCCCCCTGGGTACAGAAGACCAGGGCCGGGCCACGCTGGTCCAGGCCGAGGGTCTACGCCGAGCAGATCAGCCGGATGCGGCCCGCGATCTGCTGGGCACCCTGCACCAAGGTGGCCTGTGGATTCGGGAAGAGGCGCACGCCTTCCCAGAGTTGTTTGCCTTGCTGCCAGACGCAGAGCGCCCCCAGCCCCTACCCCGCTCGGCGCAGCTGAGGGTGAGCCTCCGGGTACTGGGGGTGCCCGAGGTGCAGGTAGGAGGCCGCGCCGTATCCTTGTCAGCGGCGCCCCTGCTGACGCTGTGCGCGCTGGTTGAGGCGCGCGGCTCGCTGACTGCCGAAGCCCTAGCCGAGGTGGTACGCGACCACATGCCGCGCAGTGCCCGTCAGGCGGGGCAGCGGGTCTCGGCGGCGGTGCGTCAGGTGCGGGCCGCGCTGGGTTGGGAGGGCAGCGTTATCAGCCGGGACCGCGCCTACCATCTGGACCAGAGCGTGCAGTGGACCTCTGACGTGCTGGACGCCCTTAGGAAGGGCCAGACGATAGAGGCCTACTGCACTGGCATTCACCTGCCCTGGGCGACTGAACGTGAACAGCATCTGCGTCAGGGCGACTCAGAAGACTGGCGGTAG
- a CDS encoding helix-turn-helix domain-containing protein, which produces MCVVEREEHEGGRVSYGGYCLDLSSNVISKPTREDVVQSLREGMALSQLYLQANGLPVPAATSTEADVEREQDDDELLWLTPAETNPISLEIGRALQARHWTQSELARRMGVHRAQISRLTDPFYFGQNLGTLRRVADALGARLNIQLEVS; this is translated from the coding sequence TTGTGCGTTGTCGAACGCGAAGAACACGAGGGGGGCCGCGTCAGTTATGGCGGCTACTGCCTCGACCTGAGCAGCAATGTCATCAGCAAACCCACCCGCGAGGACGTCGTTCAAAGCCTGCGAGAAGGCATGGCGCTCAGTCAGTTGTACTTGCAGGCAAACGGTCTGCCTGTGCCTGCAGCGACCAGCACCGAAGCAGATGTAGAGCGGGAGCAGGACGACGATGAACTGCTCTGGCTGACGCCCGCTGAAACCAACCCCATCAGTCTAGAAATTGGCCGCGCTTTGCAGGCCCGGCACTGGACGCAGTCAGAGTTGGCCCGCCGCATGGGTGTCCACCGCGCGCAGATTTCGCGTCTGACCGACCCGTTCTACTTCGGGCAAAACCTGGGCACCTTGCGCCGCGTGGCCGACGCTTTAGGCGCACGCCTAAATATCCAGCTTGAAGTGAGCTGA